One window of Lemur catta isolate mLemCat1 chromosome 3, mLemCat1.pri, whole genome shotgun sequence genomic DNA carries:
- the GBP5 gene encoding guanylate-binding protein 5 → MAPEIYMPDPVCLIENTTEKLTVNPEALEILSAITQPVVVVSIVGLYRTGKSYLMNKLAGKNKGFSVGSTVQSHTKGIWMWCVPHPKKPDHTLVLLDTEGLGDVEKVDKNDTQIFALAILLSSTLVYNTMHNIDQGAIDLLHHVTELTDLLRTRNSPDLDGAEDAADSGSFFPDLVWTLRDFYLGLETNGKLITADEYLENSLRPKEDSNQGIQNFNFPRLCIQKFFPIKKCFIFDSPTHRKKLSQLETLHDDELDSEFVQQVAEFCSYIFSHSMIKTLPGGIKVTGSCLKNLVMIYVNAISSGDLPGMENAVLSLAQIENSDAVQKAIAHYDQQMGQKVQLPTETLQELLDLHRASEREAVEIFMKNSFKDVDQKFQKELETLLEAKRNDICKQNLEASWDRCWALLQDVFGPLEEAVKQGIYSKPGGHTLFIQKTEELKAKYYKEPRKGIQAEEALQKYLKSKESVSNAILQTDQALTAKEKQMEEARVKAEAAKAEAQRLQELQRQNQQRMEERERLHQEQVRQMQLAEEKQQAELRRMQELRMQKEAEDRKAALEAEIRCLQNQVQHFQANSSNDQCILL, encoded by the exons ATGGCTCCAGAGATCTACATGCCGGACCCTGTGTGTCTCATTGAGAACACTACGGAGAAACTGACGGTTAATCCAGAAGCTTTGGAGATCCTGTCTGCTATTACACAACCTGTGGTGGTGGTGTCTATCGTGGGCCTCTACCGCACAGGCAAATCCTATTTGATGAACAAACTGGCTGGGAAGAACAAGG GCTTCTCTGTTGGCTCCACGGTGCAGTCTCACACCAAGGGAATCTGGATGTGGTGTGTGCCTCATCCCAAGAAGCCAGACCACACTTTAGTTCTGCTGGACACTGAAGGTCTGGGAGATGTAGAGAAG GTTGACAAGAATGATACCCAGATCTTTGCACTGGCAATCCTCCTGAGCAGCACCCTTGTGTACAATACCATGCACAACATTGACCAGGGGGCTATCGACCTCCTGCA CCATGTGACAGAACTGACAGATCTGCTCAGGACAAGAAACTCACCTGACCTCGATGGGGCTGAAGATGCTGCTGACTCTGGGAGCTTCTTCCCAGACTTAGTGTGGACTCTGAGAGATTTTTACTTAGGCCTAGAGACAAATGGGAAACTTATCACAGCAGATGAATACCTGGAGAATTCACTGAGGCCAAAGGAAG aTAGCAATCAAggaattcagaattttaattttccccGTCTATGTATACAGAAGTTCTTTCCAATAAAGAAATGCTTTATCTTTGACTCACCCACTCACCGAAAGAAGCTCAGCCAGCTTGAGACACTGCATGATGATGAGCTAGATTCTGAATTTGTGCAGCAAGTGGCAGAATTCTGTTCCTACATCTTCAGTCATTCTATGATTAAGACTCTTCCAGGAGGCATTAAGGTCACTGGATCTT GTCTAAAGAACCTGGTGATGATCTATGTCAATGCCATCAGCAGTGGGGATCTTCCCGGCATGGAGAACGCAGTCCTGTCCTTGGCCCAGATAGAAAACTCAGATGCAGTGCAAAAGGCCATTGCCCACTATGACCAGCAGATGGGCCAGAAGGTGCAGCTGCCCACAGAGACCCTCCAGGAGCTGCTGGACTTGCACAGGGCCAGTGAGAGAGAGGCCGTTGAAATCTTCATGAAAAACTCTTTCAAGGATGTGGATCAGAAGTTCCAGAAGGAATTAGAg ACCCTACTAGAAGCAAAGCGTAATGACATCTGCAAACAGAACTTAGAAGCATCCTGGGATCGTTGCTGGGCTTTACTTCAGGATGTTTTTGGTCCTCTAGAAGAAGCAGTGAAGCAGGGGATTTATTCTAAGCCGGGAGGACATACTCTCTTCATTCAGAAGACAGAAGAGCTGAAGGCAAAGTACTATAAAGAGCCTAGGAAAGGAATACAG GCTGAAGAAGCTctgcagaaatatttaaaatccaaagAGTCCGTGAGTAATGCAATTCTACAGACAGACCAGGCTctcacagcaaaggaaaagcagatggaag AGGCGCGTGTGAAAGCAGAGGCTGCAAAGGCTGAAGCACAAAGGTTGCAGGAGCTTCAAAGGCAGAACCAGCAAAGgatggaggagagggagagactcCATCAGGAACAAGTGAGACAAATGCAGCTAGCCGAAGAAAAACAGCAGGCAGAGCTACGGAGGATGCAGGAACTTCGGATGCAG AAAGAGGCTGAAGACCGCAAAGCGGCATTGGAAGCTGAAATCAGATGTCTCCAAAATCAGGTCCAGCATTTCCAGGCTAACTCATCGAATGATCAGTGTATCTTACTCTAA